One genomic window of Streptomonospora nanhaiensis includes the following:
- a CDS encoding aldo/keto reductase has product MTASATRPDPVELPGLPVPMSRLVLGTMTFGDTVDEAGAGRILDLALEAGVNAVDTANGYAGGNSEEIVGRLLAARRPEVVLATKAGIPHPDAEGHAPLSAAGLRASLEGSLRRLGVERVDLFYLHQPDRATPLAETLGTVAELVAEGKVGALAVSNYAAWQIAELNHAADAAGAPRPVVAQQLYNLLARRIEEEYTEFAAATGLLTMVYNPLAGGLLTGRHHFGRAPSSGRFGDSRIAAMYRERYWDAALFDATAQLARVADEAGLSLTDLSLRWLLGRPATGALLLGGSRPEHLSANLAAAAAGPLPPDVAQACDAVGASLRGPMPAYNR; this is encoded by the coding sequence ATGACCGCGAGCGCGACCCGCCCCGACCCGGTGGAACTCCCCGGCCTGCCGGTGCCGATGTCCCGCCTGGTGCTGGGCACCATGACCTTCGGCGACACGGTGGACGAGGCGGGCGCCGGGCGCATCCTCGACCTCGCCCTGGAGGCGGGCGTCAACGCCGTGGACACCGCCAACGGCTACGCCGGCGGCAACAGCGAGGAGATCGTCGGCCGCCTGCTGGCCGCCCGGCGCCCGGAGGTCGTACTCGCCACCAAGGCCGGGATCCCCCACCCCGACGCCGAAGGCCACGCCCCGCTGTCGGCGGCCGGGCTGCGGGCGAGCCTGGAGGGCAGCCTGCGCCGCCTCGGCGTCGAGCGGGTCGACCTCTTCTACCTGCACCAGCCCGACCGCGCCACGCCCCTGGCCGAGACCCTGGGCACGGTGGCCGAACTGGTGGCCGAGGGGAAGGTCGGGGCGCTCGCGGTGTCCAACTACGCGGCCTGGCAGATCGCCGAACTCAACCACGCGGCCGACGCGGCGGGCGCGCCGCGTCCCGTCGTCGCCCAGCAGCTCTACAACCTCCTCGCCCGCCGCATCGAGGAGGAGTACACCGAGTTCGCCGCGGCCACGGGCCTGCTCACCATGGTCTACAACCCGCTGGCCGGCGGCCTGCTCACCGGCCGCCACCACTTCGGCCGGGCGCCCTCCTCGGGCCGCTTCGGCGACTCCCGGATCGCCGCCATGTACCGCGAGCGCTACTGGGACGCCGCCCTGTTCGACGCCACCGCCCAACTGGCGCGCGTCGCCGACGAGGCGGGGCTGTCCCTGACCGACCTGTCGCTGCGCTGGCTGCTCGGCCGGCCCGCCACCGGCGCCCTGCTGCTGGGCGGCTCGCGCCCCGAGCACCTGAGCGCCAACCTGGCCGCCGCCGCGGCCGGCCCCCTGCCGCCCGACGTCGCCCAGGCGTGCGACGCCGTCGGCGCCTCCCTGCGCGGCCCCATGCCCGCCTACAACCGCTGA
- a CDS encoding lamin tail domain-containing protein, whose translation MPGPLLRAAAVAAAAAAVLSLLSAPAQAASTTGALMLTQVRPNADGADVKNGRQVNLNGEFFVIKNVTSRPVNVRGYVPDITSNGYGRALPSYTLPAGASAQVHTGSGTNRRDSNGVHHIYRGYARHVLNNDGPKNPDLRLKKPGSSDNNTSSGSITSCNWGRAADGRTYRC comes from the coding sequence ATGCCCGGACCCCTCCTGCGCGCGGCCGCCGTCGCCGCCGCCGCGGCCGCCGTCCTCAGCCTGCTGTCGGCGCCGGCCCAGGCCGCCTCCACCACCGGCGCGCTCATGCTGACCCAGGTGCGCCCCAACGCCGACGGCGCCGACGTCAAGAACGGCCGCCAGGTCAACCTCAACGGCGAGTTCTTCGTGATCAAGAACGTGACCAGCCGCCCCGTCAACGTCCGCGGCTACGTCCCCGACATCACGAGCAACGGCTACGGCCGGGCGCTGCCCTCCTACACCCTGCCGGCCGGGGCATCGGCCCAGGTGCACACCGGCAGCGGGACCAACCGCCGCGACTCCAACGGCGTCCACCACATCTACCGGGGCTACGCCCGCCACGTCCTCAACAACGACGGCCCCAAGAACCCCGACCTGCGCCTGAAGAAGCCGGGCAGCTCCGACAACAACACCTCCAGCGGCAGTATCACCTCGTGCAACTGGGGCCGGGCCGCCGACGGCCGGACCTACCGCTGCTAG
- a CDS encoding phosphoglycerate dehydrogenase, translating to MPTTLITTPTFGRFSDEPWRVLREAGEAVLACESGVLPADELRDRVAGADALVVGLDAITAEVLDAAPRLKVVAKHGVGVDNIDLAAARERGVRVTFAPGSNSRAVAELAFGLLLDAARRITRTHTEVLAGAWPKHFGPELAGRTLAVIGFGRIGRLVAGFAQAFGMTVVAYDPFLPEAEFAERGVRPLDLAACLAGADFVSLHMPGGSGPPLLDRAALSAMKPGACLVNTARGDLVDEHALAELLHSGHVGAAALDAFDPEPLRADSPLRSAPNTVLTSHIGACSHEANRDMGLTVARDVVRVLRGEEPLHPVG from the coding sequence GTGCCCACGACGCTGATCACCACGCCCACCTTCGGGCGGTTCTCCGACGAGCCCTGGCGCGTCCTGCGGGAGGCCGGCGAGGCCGTCCTGGCCTGCGAGTCGGGCGTCCTGCCCGCCGACGAGCTGAGGGACCGCGTGGCCGGGGCCGACGCCCTGGTCGTGGGCCTGGACGCCATCACCGCCGAGGTGCTGGACGCCGCGCCCCGGCTGAAGGTCGTCGCCAAGCACGGCGTGGGCGTGGACAACATCGACCTGGCGGCCGCCCGCGAGCGCGGCGTCCGCGTCACGTTCGCGCCGGGCAGCAACAGCCGGGCCGTGGCCGAGCTGGCGTTCGGCCTGCTGCTGGACGCCGCGCGGCGCATCACCCGCACCCACACCGAGGTGCTGGCGGGCGCCTGGCCCAAGCACTTCGGCCCCGAACTGGCCGGGCGCACCCTGGCCGTGATCGGGTTCGGCCGCATCGGGCGGCTGGTCGCCGGGTTCGCCCAGGCCTTCGGCATGACCGTGGTGGCCTACGACCCGTTCCTGCCCGAGGCGGAGTTCGCCGAGCGCGGCGTGCGCCCCCTCGACCTCGCCGCCTGCCTGGCCGGTGCCGACTTCGTCAGCCTGCACATGCCGGGCGGGTCGGGCCCCCCGCTGCTGGACCGCGCGGCGCTGTCGGCGATGAAGCCAGGCGCCTGCCTGGTCAACACCGCGCGCGGCGACCTGGTCGACGAGCACGCGCTGGCCGAGCTGCTGCACAGCGGCCACGTCGGCGCCGCCGCCCTGGACGCCTTCGACCCCGAGCCGCTGCGGGCCGACAGCCCGCTGCGCTCGGCGCCCAACACCGTGCTGACCTCCCATATCGGGGCGTGCAGCCACGAGGCCAACCGCGACATGGGGCTCACGGTGGCCCGGGACGTCGTGCGCGTCCTGCGCGGCGAGGAGCCGCTGCACCCCGTGGGCTGA
- a CDS encoding ACP S-malonyltransferase, producing MPTSAHASTGPDARTAAAPADTAGPRTAAGGGPGKSAVLLNPQVVVQPGDYRDLYDAQPLVRRRFAEASDVLDTDLAAAFFGDDPAAVNSGRVVRPASLAIAAAIHELTGAGRDRPDYIAGLSLGSIVAGHLSGHMTFRDAVRIVAALGQRGDQPGALGAGLGLVGAEAGAAVVQQVVDAPGEGVAHVEDTAAQGVVEHRTTGVVWCQHREPRGPVDAVAAHRGPSVRVGARRGAPAGTRAAAARCVATPRRLGRGPRPRVFR from the coding sequence GTGCCGACCTCCGCCCACGCCTCCACCGGCCCCGACGCCCGCACCGCCGCCGCCCCCGCCGACACCGCCGGCCCCCGCACCGCCGCCGGCGGCGGCCCCGGCAAGAGCGCGGTCCTGCTCAACCCCCAGGTCGTGGTGCAGCCCGGCGACTACCGCGACCTCTACGACGCCCAGCCGCTGGTGCGCCGCAGGTTCGCCGAGGCGTCCGACGTCCTGGACACCGACCTGGCCGCCGCCTTCTTCGGCGACGACCCCGCCGCCGTCAACAGCGGGCGCGTGGTGCGCCCCGCGTCACTGGCCATCGCCGCCGCCATCCACGAGCTGACCGGCGCCGGCCGCGACCGCCCCGACTACATCGCCGGGCTCAGCCTCGGCTCGATCGTGGCCGGCCACCTCAGCGGCCACATGACCTTCCGCGACGCCGTGCGCATCGTAGCCGCGCTCGGCCAGCGCGGCGATCAGCCGGGCGCGCTCGGGGCCGGCCTCGGCCTCGTCGGCGCTGAAGCGGGCGCTGCGGTTGTGCAGCAGGTCGTGGACGCGCCGGGCGAGGGGGTCGCGCACGTAGAAGACACTGCCGCGCAGGGAGTTGTAGAGCACCGCACCACCGGCGTCGTGTGGTGCCAGCACCGTGAACCGCGAGGGCCTGTAGACGCGGTTGCTGCTCATCGGGGTCCCTCCGTACGGGTGGGGGCCCGGCGCGGCGCGCCGGCGGGGACGCGTGCCGCCGCGGCGAGGTGTGTGGCCACGCCGCGGCGGCTGGGTCGCGGTCCGCGTCCCCGGGTCTTTCGGTGA
- a CDS encoding SDR family NAD(P)-dependent oxidoreductase, protein MPADAAAGPERSGPPPGARAAGAPAAPQAPVPGSGLDGRVAVVTGGSRGIGRAVCAALARRGARVVVGYRSDAEGAEETAAHCAALGGAAVPRRFDVADYASVTAAVTAVARAHRRVDILVNNAGVGDAAAVLPTGPVEEWAAPVRTNCIKAASAYLLMSGRGAIVNVACIAGITGIAGLSGYAASKAGILGMTRALSREYARHRVRVNAVAPGYTADTGMVARIDDVSLKEIVGRVALERLARPEEIAAAVAFLASDEAAYITGHTLVVDGGLTA, encoded by the coding sequence ATGCCCGCTGACGCCGCGGCCGGACCCGAGCGGTCCGGCCCCCCGCCCGGCGCCCGCGCCGCCGGCGCGCCCGCCGCACCCCAGGCACCCGTCCCGGGCTCCGGCCTGGACGGGCGCGTCGCGGTGGTCACCGGCGGCTCGCGCGGGATCGGGCGCGCCGTCTGCGCGGCCCTGGCCCGCCGGGGCGCCCGCGTGGTGGTGGGCTACCGCTCCGACGCCGAGGGCGCCGAGGAGACCGCGGCGCACTGCGCGGCCCTGGGCGGCGCCGCCGTCCCCCGCCGATTCGACGTCGCCGACTACGCGTCGGTGACCGCCGCCGTCACGGCGGTGGCGCGCGCCCACCGCCGCGTCGACATCCTGGTCAACAACGCCGGGGTCGGCGACGCCGCCGCCGTGCTGCCCACCGGCCCGGTCGAGGAGTGGGCCGCGCCCGTGCGCACCAACTGCATCAAGGCCGCCTCGGCCTACCTGCTGATGAGCGGCCGCGGGGCGATCGTCAACGTCGCCTGCATCGCCGGGATCACCGGGATCGCCGGCCTCAGCGGCTACGCCGCCAGCAAGGCCGGGATCCTCGGCATGACCCGCGCACTCAGCCGCGAGTACGCCCGGCACCGCGTCCGCGTCAACGCCGTGGCCCCCGGCTACACCGCCGACACCGGCATGGTGGCCCGCATCGACGACGTCTCCCTGAAGGAGATCGTGGGCCGGGTGGCCCTGGAGCGCCTGGCCCGCCCCGAGGAGATCGCCGCCGCCGTCGCCTTCCTCGCCTCCGACGAGGCCGCCTACATCACCGGGCACACCCTCGTCGTGGACGGCGGGCTCACCGCCTGA
- a CDS encoding HpcH/HpaI aldolase family protein: protein MSAAEFARRIRARERAVGYWMVLDAPAAAERIARLGYDYVAFDAQHGLFGYSGLLNGLMAVDAGGRSTGLVRVEANDAAAIGRALDSGAGGVIVPMVDSPADAAAAVAATRYPPHGTRSYGPMRSGLRIGPTPAEADAATLVLAMIETPQGLANVEEICAVPGLDGVYVGPSDLCLAVGGARPGDPAVTDVFEAAVTRVREAAAAAGIAAGIHTPDGATAARRLAEGYTFATVASDLVHLEQAARGHLDAAGEGGGA, encoded by the coding sequence ATGAGCGCGGCCGAGTTCGCCCGCCGCATCCGCGCCCGCGAGAGGGCCGTGGGCTACTGGATGGTGCTCGACGCCCCCGCCGCCGCCGAGCGCATCGCGCGGCTGGGCTACGACTACGTCGCCTTCGACGCCCAGCACGGGCTCTTCGGCTACTCCGGGCTGCTCAACGGCCTGATGGCCGTGGACGCCGGGGGCCGCTCCACGGGCCTGGTCCGCGTGGAGGCCAACGACGCCGCCGCCATCGGCCGCGCGCTGGACTCCGGCGCGGGCGGCGTGATCGTCCCGATGGTCGACAGCCCCGCGGACGCCGCCGCGGCCGTTGCGGCCACCCGCTACCCGCCGCACGGCACCCGCTCCTACGGCCCGATGCGGTCGGGCCTGCGGATCGGCCCCACCCCGGCCGAGGCCGACGCCGCCACCCTGGTCCTGGCGATGATCGAGACCCCGCAGGGTTTGGCCAACGTGGAGGAGATCTGCGCGGTGCCGGGCCTCGACGGGGTCTACGTCGGCCCCTCCGACCTGTGCCTGGCCGTGGGCGGTGCCCGCCCGGGCGACCCCGCCGTCACCGACGTGTTCGAGGCCGCCGTGACCCGGGTGCGCGAGGCCGCCGCCGCGGCCGGGATCGCCGCCGGCATCCACACCCCCGACGGCGCCACCGCCGCGCGCCGGCTGGCCGAGGGCTACACCTTCGCGACGGTGGCCTCCGACCTGGTCCACCTGGAGCAGGCCGCCAGGGGGCACCTGGACGCGGCCGGTGAAGGCGGCGGCGCGTGA
- a CDS encoding Nramp family divalent metal transporter: MNQSASAAAAPAQGPADPYALRPQDAQDPPTTFTGRLRHLGPGLVLSAAVVGSGELIVTTSLGAEAGFVLLWLVVISTAVKVWVQMELARWTILTGKPALEGYSQVGPRIGRVGWINWLWIGMDFAKMLQRGGIIGGTASALSIIWPIHGEPLSFGSLAIWTVIVMATTVLLLQSGRYSAVERVTVATVVLFTASIVALALGLPLTEFAYGLDDLGTGLSFMIPAGTVGIAVAMFGLTGVGADEMTTYTYWCMEKGYARWTGPDDGSEARARRAEGWLRVMRLDVGVSWLVCTVCTLSFYVIGASVLHPQGLVPEGNAMISTLARIYTDTMGEWGLTLFVVGAVAVLFSTNVGSTASVPRLWTNTLGLLGVIDWTDMKVRTRTIRILTCCLPPLWASFFLFLQSPVIMVQIGGIAGGIFLLAVVVAVWYLRTTEVDRRFRANRWLTGALVVSSALIAVLGVYSVLEVFGVSVGG, from the coding sequence ATGAACCAATCCGCATCCGCGGCGGCGGCACCCGCCCAGGGCCCCGCCGACCCCTACGCGCTGCGCCCCCAGGACGCCCAGGACCCGCCCACGACGTTCACCGGCCGGCTGCGCCACCTGGGGCCGGGCCTGGTGCTCTCGGCCGCGGTGGTGGGCTCGGGCGAGCTGATCGTCACCACCTCGCTGGGCGCCGAGGCCGGGTTCGTGCTGCTGTGGCTGGTCGTCATCTCCACCGCCGTGAAGGTGTGGGTGCAGATGGAACTGGCCCGCTGGACCATCCTGACCGGCAAGCCCGCGCTGGAGGGCTACAGCCAGGTCGGCCCGCGCATCGGCCGGGTCGGCTGGATCAACTGGCTGTGGATCGGCATGGACTTCGCCAAGATGCTCCAGCGCGGCGGCATCATCGGCGGCACCGCCTCGGCGCTGTCCATCATCTGGCCCATCCACGGCGAGCCGCTGAGCTTCGGATCGCTGGCGATCTGGACCGTGATCGTCATGGCCACCACGGTGCTGCTGCTGCAGAGCGGGCGCTACAGCGCCGTCGAGCGGGTCACCGTGGCCACGGTGGTGCTGTTCACCGCCTCGATCGTGGCGCTCGCGCTGGGCCTGCCGCTGACCGAGTTCGCCTACGGCCTGGACGACCTGGGCACCGGCCTGAGCTTCATGATCCCCGCCGGGACCGTGGGGATCGCGGTGGCGATGTTCGGCCTGACCGGCGTGGGCGCCGACGAGATGACCACCTACACCTACTGGTGCATGGAGAAGGGCTACGCCCGCTGGACCGGCCCCGACGACGGCAGCGAGGCGCGCGCCCGCCGCGCCGAGGGCTGGCTGCGGGTCATGCGGCTGGACGTGGGCGTGTCGTGGCTGGTCTGCACGGTGTGCACGCTGTCGTTCTACGTCATCGGCGCCTCGGTGCTGCACCCCCAGGGCCTGGTGCCCGAGGGCAACGCGATGATCTCGACCCTGGCGCGGATCTACACCGACACCATGGGCGAGTGGGGGCTGACCCTGTTCGTCGTCGGCGCGGTGGCGGTGCTGTTCTCCACCAACGTCGGCTCCACGGCGAGCGTGCCCCGGCTGTGGACCAACACCCTGGGCCTGCTCGGGGTGATCGACTGGACCGACATGAAGGTGCGCACCCGCACCATCCGCATCCTCACCTGCTGCCTGCCGCCGCTGTGGGCGTCGTTCTTCCTGTTCCTCCAGTCGCCGGTGATCATGGTGCAGATCGGCGGCATCGCCGGCGGGATCTTCCTGCTGGCGGTGGTGGTCGCGGTGTGGTACTTGCGCACCACCGAGGTCGACAGGCGCTTCCGCGCCAACCGCTGGCTCACCGGGGCGCTGGTGGTCAGCAGCGCGCTGATCGCGGTGCTGGGCGTCTACTCGGTGCTGGAGGTGTTCGGCGTCAGCGTCGGCGGCTGA
- the nhaA gene encoding Na+/H+ antiporter NhaA — MSFTVPAPLTRLADSLRGDTVGGLVLLAAAVLALVLANSPAAALYEGLRHFEFGPEALHLHLSVEAWAADGLLAVFFFIVGNELKQEFVHGELRNPRRAALPIVAAVCGMVVPAAAYVAVNMASPQTLGGWGIPMATDIAFALAVLAVVGRGLPPALRTFLLTLAVVDDLGAVLVIAVFYTDTIAFGPLAGAAAGLALFAWLQRGTGPAAALRRRPALAWAVYTPLAFAVWALVHAGGVHATIAGVAMGLLMRTSTHADEEHSPSHRMEHRMRPLSAGFALPVFAFLSAGVPMGGLDAVLADPAATGIVVGLVAGKFVGVLGGSWATTRLTGAELHPDLGWPDIAGLALLTGVGFTVSLLIADLSFADAPATLEHAKAGVLIASLAAAALAAAVLGSRSARARRAAQAAAGPPAA; from the coding sequence GTGTCCTTCACCGTGCCCGCGCCCCTGACCCGCCTTGCCGACTCCCTGCGCGGCGACACCGTGGGCGGGCTGGTCCTGCTCGCCGCCGCCGTGCTGGCTCTCGTGCTGGCCAACTCCCCGGCCGCCGCCCTGTATGAGGGCCTGCGCCACTTCGAGTTCGGCCCCGAGGCGCTGCACCTCCACCTGTCGGTCGAGGCGTGGGCCGCCGACGGCCTGCTCGCGGTCTTCTTCTTCATCGTGGGCAACGAACTCAAACAGGAGTTCGTGCACGGCGAACTGCGCAACCCGCGCCGCGCCGCGCTGCCCATCGTGGCGGCCGTGTGCGGCATGGTCGTCCCGGCCGCCGCCTACGTGGCCGTCAACATGGCCAGCCCGCAGACCCTGGGCGGCTGGGGCATCCCGATGGCCACCGACATCGCGTTCGCGCTGGCGGTGCTGGCGGTGGTGGGGCGCGGCCTGCCCCCGGCGCTGCGCACGTTCCTGCTCACGCTGGCCGTGGTGGACGACCTCGGCGCGGTGCTGGTCATCGCGGTGTTCTACACCGACACCATCGCCTTCGGCCCGCTCGCCGGTGCGGCCGCCGGCCTGGCCCTCTTCGCCTGGCTGCAGCGGGGCACGGGCCCGGCCGCCGCGCTGCGCCGCCGCCCCGCCCTGGCCTGGGCGGTCTACACGCCCCTGGCCTTCGCGGTGTGGGCGCTGGTCCACGCCGGCGGCGTGCACGCCACCATCGCCGGGGTCGCCATGGGCCTGCTCATGCGCACGAGCACGCACGCCGACGAGGAGCACTCGCCCAGCCACCGCATGGAGCACCGGATGCGCCCGCTCTCCGCCGGGTTCGCGCTGCCCGTCTTCGCCTTCCTGTCGGCCGGGGTGCCGATGGGCGGTCTCGACGCGGTGCTGGCCGACCCCGCCGCCACCGGGATCGTGGTGGGGCTGGTCGCCGGGAAGTTCGTCGGCGTCCTCGGCGGCTCGTGGGCGACCACCCGGCTCACCGGCGCCGAACTCCACCCCGACCTGGGGTGGCCCGACATCGCCGGGCTGGCGCTGCTGACCGGCGTGGGGTTCACCGTCTCGCTGCTGATCGCCGACCTGTCCTTCGCCGACGCCCCCGCCACCCTGGAGCACGCCAAGGCCGGGGTGCTGATCGCCTCGCTGGCGGCGGCGGCGCTGGCCGCGGCGGTGCTGGGGTCGCGCTCGGCCCGCGCCCGGCGGGCGGCTCAGGCCGCCGCCGGGCCCCCGGCGGCCTGA
- a CDS encoding DeoR/GlpR family DNA-binding transcription regulator: MSRGTKARRDAIVQLATTSGLASVEELSATFGVTASTIRRDLARLESDGRLARTYGGVVSLVAHPEASLRQRLGEAFEAKRAIARWAAAQVGPGETVLLDSGSTTGALAHELRERRDLTVATTGLTALEELVGAPHLRVECLGGTLRHLSQGFFGPQTESALSRMTFDRVFLGADAVTAEEGICEATLEQTHLKELMAQRSDRVYVLVHAAKLGRRPFHAWAKLPDHWTLVTDHTAPEEALAPFAAAGAEVVAVGPDGTARPPEPGGR, from the coding sequence ATGTCCCGCGGTACCAAGGCGCGTCGCGACGCGATCGTCCAGCTCGCCACGACCTCCGGTCTGGCCAGCGTCGAGGAGCTGTCGGCGACGTTCGGGGTGACCGCCTCGACCATCCGGCGCGACCTCGCCCGCCTGGAGTCCGACGGCCGCCTGGCGCGCACCTACGGCGGCGTGGTGTCGCTGGTGGCCCACCCCGAGGCGTCCCTGCGCCAGCGCCTGGGCGAGGCGTTCGAGGCCAAGCGGGCGATCGCCCGGTGGGCGGCGGCCCAGGTGGGGCCGGGCGAGACCGTGCTGCTGGACTCCGGCTCCACCACCGGTGCGCTGGCCCACGAGCTGCGCGAGCGGCGCGACCTCACCGTGGCCACCACCGGCCTGACCGCCCTGGAGGAGCTGGTCGGCGCCCCGCACCTGCGCGTGGAGTGCCTGGGCGGCACCCTGCGCCACCTCAGCCAGGGCTTCTTCGGCCCGCAGACGGAGTCCGCGCTCAGCCGGATGACGTTCGACCGCGTCTTCCTGGGCGCCGACGCGGTCACCGCCGAGGAGGGCATCTGCGAGGCCACCCTGGAGCAGACCCACCTCAAGGAGCTGATGGCCCAGCGCTCCGACCGCGTCTACGTCCTGGTCCACGCCGCCAAACTCGGCCGCCGCCCCTTCCACGCCTGGGCCAAGCTCCCCGACCACTGGACCCTGGTCACCGACCACACGGCCCCGGAGGAGGCGCTGGCGCCCTTCGCGGCGGCCGGGGCCGAGGTCGTGGCGGTGGGCCCCGACGGAACGGCGCGGCCGCCGGAGCCCGGCGGCCGCTGA
- a CDS encoding aminotransferase class V-fold PLP-dependent enzyme, which produces MRADDVLPRPLADYLARPLTAQFPGRRPGQARFDGPAGTLVHAAVADAVAGYLAGPAVSNDGGAYPAGRHSDALAAWARAAVRRLLGAPGGHVVFGPNMTTLTALFVRAAAEHVRPGDEIVCTELDHEANVAPWRAMARRRGAVVRTARLEEGALPASAVADVLSARTRWVAVSAASNALGATPDLAAVCAAAHRVGARVFVDAVQAVPHRAVDAAAWGADAVVASAYKFYGPHAGVLWIADEAAEPLRLAEQPSSAGDDLPGRLEPGTLAFEQLLGTAVAAEVLLGWDRAAVAEREAALARDLAQVLEAAPGVRRLTPGGDRVPVEVFFLPGMPAAEAAEAFAERGVSLTHGRFYAPGPLGAVAPGLPAALRAGVACYTTGEDVAAFAGALKEVAADAR; this is translated from the coding sequence ATGAGGGCCGACGACGTCCTGCCGCGCCCGCTGGCCGACTACCTCGCCCGGCCGCTCACCGCCCAGTTCCCCGGGCGCCGCCCCGGCCAGGCCCGCTTCGACGGGCCCGCCGGCACCCTGGTGCACGCGGCCGTGGCCGACGCGGTGGCCGGCTACCTGGCCGGCCCCGCGGTCTCCAACGACGGCGGCGCCTACCCCGCCGGCCGCCACTCCGACGCCCTGGCCGCGTGGGCGCGCGCGGCCGTGCGGCGGCTGCTGGGCGCGCCCGGCGGGCACGTCGTCTTCGGCCCCAACATGACCACGCTGACGGCCCTGTTCGTACGCGCCGCCGCCGAGCACGTGCGCCCGGGCGACGAGATCGTGTGCACCGAACTGGACCACGAGGCCAACGTGGCGCCCTGGCGCGCCATGGCGCGGCGCCGCGGGGCCGTGGTGCGCACCGCCCGGCTGGAGGAGGGCGCGCTGCCCGCCTCCGCGGTCGCCGACGTGCTCTCCGCGCGCACCCGCTGGGTGGCCGTGAGCGCGGCGTCCAACGCGCTCGGCGCAACCCCCGACCTCGCCGCCGTCTGCGCCGCCGCCCACCGGGTGGGCGCCCGCGTCTTCGTCGACGCCGTGCAGGCGGTGCCGCACCGCGCGGTCGACGCCGCCGCGTGGGGGGCCGACGCCGTCGTCGCCTCGGCCTACAAGTTCTACGGGCCGCACGCCGGCGTGCTGTGGATCGCCGACGAGGCGGCCGAGCCGCTGCGCCTGGCCGAGCAGCCGTCCTCGGCGGGCGACGACCTGCCCGGCCGCCTGGAGCCGGGCACGCTGGCCTTCGAGCAACTGCTGGGCACGGCCGTGGCCGCCGAGGTGCTGCTGGGCTGGGACCGGGCCGCCGTCGCCGAGCGCGAGGCCGCGCTGGCGCGCGACCTGGCGCAGGTCCTGGAGGCGGCCCCGGGCGTGCGCAGGCTGACCCCCGGCGGCGACCGCGTGCCCGTCGAGGTCTTCTTCCTGCCCGGGATGCCGGCCGCCGAGGCGGCCGAGGCGTTCGCCGAGCGCGGGGTCAGCCTCACCCACGGCCGCTTCTACGCCCCCGGCCCCCTGGGCGCGGTGGCCCCCGGCCTGCCGGCGGCGCTGCGCGCGGGCGTGGCCTGCTACACCACCGGCGAGGACGTGGCCGCGTTCGCCGGCGCCCTGAAGGAGGTGGCGGCCGATGCCCGCTGA
- a CDS encoding DUF1707 SHOCT-like domain-containing protein codes for METDDIRASDTERDDAVERLREACAEGRLTLEELSERTEAVFTARTRAQLARVVRDLPERPSAEVVDASGGTAEAPRLFALGDDLERGGRWVVDDGLTATAVLGHIKLDLRESFFVSPTVTLHLRTVLGSIMVWVPPGIGVELHGTAYLGDRSVETVPARPGSPVVKIHATAMPGSIRISNNRRRGRIMRALLGE; via the coding sequence GTGGAAACCGACGACATTCGGGCTTCGGACACCGAACGAGACGACGCCGTTGAGCGCCTGCGCGAGGCGTGCGCCGAAGGGCGCCTCACCCTTGAGGAGTTGAGCGAGCGCACCGAGGCGGTGTTCACCGCCCGCACCCGCGCCCAACTCGCACGCGTCGTGCGGGACCTGCCCGAGCGCCCCTCGGCCGAAGTGGTGGACGCCTCCGGCGGCACCGCCGAGGCGCCGCGGCTGTTCGCCCTGGGCGACGACCTGGAGCGCGGCGGGCGGTGGGTCGTGGACGACGGCCTCACCGCCACTGCGGTCCTGGGCCACATCAAATTGGACCTGCGGGAATCCTTTTTCGTTTCCCCGACCGTCACGCTGCATCTGCGCACCGTGCTGGGCAGCATCATGGTCTGGGTTCCGCCGGGTATCGGCGTGGAACTCCACGGAACCGCCTACCTCGGTGACCGGTCGGTCGAAACCGTCCCCGCGCGTCCCGGCTCCCCGGTCGTCAAAATCCACGCCACCGCGATGCCGGGAAGTATCCGGATTTCCAACAATCGGCGCCGCGGCCGCATAATGCGCGCGCTCCTGGGCGAGTGA